A region from the Halomarina litorea genome encodes:
- a CDS encoding HFX_2341 family transcriptional regulator, with translation MQTHIVPVGFDYDRLIAPLVRDQLDVDRVILLEGAVGSEANVEYSRNLATKLEKDFRNLLGAETERFVIEDVYDYDTAFEQAYDLVNAELDREGREEGEVWVNVSSMPRTVSFAFATAAHSIMVERQSDRDRLHTYYTVPEKYLETELAEELREGLDLLAEVRDSSVDSERVDEWLEGARDLLSEFDERGTTIGAKEIAGGHVVELPVASFSNVKPFEELILFTLGEHGVFESVSELAQTLARDLGEEYTDSFRSKVIYNVDRLGPGGKGYIEQEEHGKSYRTRLSRIGSLWVRSHADGDER, from the coding sequence ATGCAGACGCACATCGTCCCGGTCGGGTTCGACTACGACCGGCTCATCGCCCCGCTCGTCCGGGACCAACTCGACGTGGACCGCGTCATCCTGTTGGAGGGCGCGGTGGGCAGCGAGGCCAACGTCGAGTACTCGCGGAACCTCGCGACGAAACTGGAGAAGGACTTCCGGAACCTCCTCGGTGCCGAGACGGAGCGGTTCGTCATCGAGGACGTCTACGACTACGACACGGCCTTCGAGCAGGCGTACGACCTCGTCAACGCCGAACTGGACCGCGAGGGGCGCGAGGAGGGGGAAGTGTGGGTGAACGTCTCCTCGATGCCCCGCACCGTCTCCTTCGCGTTCGCTACTGCCGCCCACTCCATCATGGTCGAGCGACAGAGCGACCGGGACCGCCTGCACACCTACTACACCGTCCCCGAGAAGTACCTCGAGACGGAACTCGCCGAGGAGTTGCGGGAGGGACTGGACCTGCTGGCGGAGGTGCGCGATTCGAGCGTCGACTCGGAGCGCGTCGACGAGTGGCTGGAGGGCGCACGTGACCTGCTCTCGGAGTTCGACGAGCGCGGGACGACCATCGGCGCGAAGGAGATAGCGGGGGGTCACGTCGTCGAACTCCCCGTCGCCTCCTTCTCGAACGTCAAGCCCTTCGAGGAACTCATCCTGTTCACCCTCGGGGAGCACGGCGTCTTCGAGTCCGTCTCCGAGTTGGCCCAGACGCTCGCCCGCGATCTGGGCGAGGAGTACACCGACTCCTTCCGGTCGAAGGTTATCTACAACGTCGACCGACTGGGCCCGGGCGGGAAGGGGTACATCGAACAGGAAGAGCATGGAAAGTCCTACCGGACGCGCCTGTCGCGAATCGGAAGCCTGTGGGTGCGCTCGCACGCGGACGGCGACGAGCGCTGA
- a CDS encoding DUF1405 domain-containing protein has translation MASDGAPGGRLAALLDGPLPPRESLPWYVAPLPDALEDFGLRLAYLIAGVNIVGTAFGFWYYGIHPFSDPVVAGQFARTPTYMWPFVPDSPVATLFIGLSLLGWRLGWDAPWLDALAFYGCIKLGAWTPYVLTVFSADFLATTELWLYAFLFTSHLAMIVEAFLIHRYSDFPVWAVAVALFWYGLNDLVDYFVPVAGLHHTGIPTEWTGSGFDHTLPAHELAAAGAVVLTLLATFLALATRVKKLENRSTGQ, from the coding sequence ATGGCATCAGACGGCGCGCCGGGGGGCCGCCTCGCCGCCCTGCTCGACGGGCCGCTCCCCCCGCGCGAGTCCCTCCCGTGGTACGTCGCCCCCCTCCCGGACGCGCTGGAGGACTTCGGCCTCCGCCTCGCGTACCTCATCGCGGGCGTCAACATCGTCGGCACCGCGTTCGGTTTCTGGTACTACGGCATCCACCCGTTCTCAGACCCCGTCGTCGCCGGGCAGTTCGCCCGCACCCCCACCTACATGTGGCCGTTCGTCCCCGACAGCCCCGTCGCCACGCTGTTCATCGGTCTCTCGTTGCTGGGCTGGCGACTCGGCTGGGACGCCCCGTGGTTGGACGCACTCGCCTTCTATGGTTGTATCAAGCTCGGCGCGTGGACGCCGTACGTCCTCACCGTCTTCAGCGCCGACTTCCTCGCCACCACCGAACTGTGGCTCTACGCCTTCCTCTTTACGAGCCACCTCGCGATGATCGTCGAGGCCTTCCTGATCCATCGCTACAGCGACTTCCCCGTCTGGGCCGTCGCCGTCGCCCTGTTCTGGTACGGGCTGAACGACCTCGTGGACTACTTCGTCCCCGTCGCCGGTCTCCACCACACCGGTATCCCCACCGAGTGGACCGGGTCGGGCTTCGACCACACCCTCCCGGCCCACGAACTTGCCGCCGCCGGTGCCGTGGTCCTCACCCTGCTGGCGACGTTCCTCGCCCTCGCGACGCGCGTGAAGAAACTGGAGAACCGGTCGACGGGCCAGTAG
- the pdxS gene encoding pyridoxal 5'-phosphate synthase lyase subunit PdxS, translating to MSDETDIEELKRGTDLVKRGFAKMQKGGVIMDVVTREQARIAEDTGAVAVMSLEAVPADIRKRGGVARMADPAALSEIIDEVSIPVMGKCRIGHTTEAQILEATGADMLDESEVLTPADNEYHIDKREFTAPFVCGARNLPEALRRIDEGAAMIRTKGEAGTGDVNQAVTHQRAIKSAIRELVGKTFEEREKWAREHEAPADLVHETAEMERLPVVNFAAGGIATPADAALMMHHGCDGIFVGSGIFGAEDPEAMGSAIVEAVNNWDDPERLAEIATGIGRGMKGQSNTGMPEEEKLQGRGV from the coding sequence ATGAGCGACGAGACGGACATCGAGGAACTGAAGCGCGGGACGGACCTCGTCAAGCGAGGCTTCGCGAAGATGCAGAAGGGCGGCGTCATCATGGACGTCGTCACGCGCGAACAGGCCCGCATCGCAGAGGACACGGGCGCAGTGGCGGTCATGTCCCTCGAGGCGGTCCCCGCGGACATCCGCAAGCGCGGCGGCGTCGCCCGGATGGCCGACCCGGCGGCCCTGAGCGAGATCATCGACGAGGTGTCCATCCCCGTGATGGGCAAGTGCCGCATCGGGCACACCACCGAGGCCCAGATTCTGGAGGCGACGGGCGCGGACATGTTAGACGAGAGCGAGGTGCTCACCCCGGCGGACAACGAGTACCACATCGACAAGCGCGAGTTCACCGCCCCGTTCGTCTGTGGCGCGCGCAACCTCCCCGAGGCCCTCCGTCGCATCGACGAGGGCGCGGCGATGATTCGGACGAAGGGCGAGGCCGGCACCGGCGACGTCAACCAGGCGGTCACCCACCAGCGGGCCATCAAGTCGGCCATCCGCGAACTGGTCGGCAAGACCTTCGAGGAGCGCGAGAAGTGGGCGCGCGAACACGAGGCACCCGCGGATCTCGTCCACGAGACGGCCGAGATGGAGCGTCTGCCGGTCGTCAACTTCGCGGCCGGTGGCATCGCGACGCCCGCCGACGCCGCCCTGATGATGCACCACGGCTGTGACGGTATCTTCGTCGGGTCCGGCATCTTCGGCGCGGAGGACCCCGAGGCGATGGGGTCGGCCATCGTCGAGGCGGTCAACAACTGGGACGACCCCGAGCGACTCGCGGAGATCGCGACCGGTATCGGCCGCGGCATGAAGGGTCAGTCGAACACCGGGATGCCCGAGGAGGAGAAACTCCAGGGCCGCGGCGTCTGA
- a CDS encoding Gfo/Idh/MocA family protein produces the protein MGYTVAIIGTGADPEKKDRSGYAMAYRHAPGYLRLDDCELVACADIVRENAEAFADRFDIPEEHVFEDYEAMLREARPDIVSICVPPKFHADITVGCAESGIPKAVHCEKPMATTWADCKRMVEACERNDVQLTIDNQRRFGAPFREAKDLLDDGTVGDLVRIEWAEDNLFDAGVHEFDLCRYYTDDAHAEWVLAGVDTSEENVWFGSRNENHGLSQIKYTNGVYCLAATGDGMGMIGCYMRLIGEDGVIELGVEDGPALRYRTDGSKWKTVSTKDTIHAPDYSLFQAGLRKVVKKAPFVSDRTMARPSFYERAIEEVVAALREDREPEISGRNALAGTELTYASWESARRRGRVDLPLDIEDNPLDTLFGDEDDSEGEAETVATED, from the coding sequence ATGGGATACACCGTTGCTATCATCGGCACTGGGGCGGACCCCGAGAAGAAAGACCGCAGTGGCTACGCGATGGCGTACCGACACGCACCGGGCTACCTCCGACTCGACGACTGCGAACTGGTCGCCTGCGCGGACATCGTCCGCGAGAACGCCGAGGCGTTCGCCGACCGCTTCGACATCCCCGAGGAGCACGTCTTCGAGGACTACGAGGCGATGCTCCGCGAGGCGCGCCCCGACATCGTGAGCATCTGCGTGCCCCCGAAGTTCCACGCCGACATCACGGTCGGCTGTGCCGAGAGCGGCATCCCGAAGGCCGTCCACTGCGAGAAACCCATGGCGACGACGTGGGCCGACTGCAAGCGGATGGTCGAAGCCTGCGAACGGAACGACGTCCAGCTTACCATCGACAACCAGCGCCGCTTCGGCGCGCCCTTCCGCGAGGCGAAGGACCTGCTCGACGACGGCACCGTCGGCGACCTCGTGCGAATCGAGTGGGCGGAGGACAACCTCTTCGACGCCGGCGTCCACGAGTTCGACCTCTGTCGGTACTACACCGACGACGCCCACGCCGAGTGGGTACTCGCGGGCGTCGACACCAGCGAGGAGAACGTCTGGTTCGGGTCGCGAAACGAGAACCACGGCCTCTCGCAGATCAAGTACACCAACGGCGTCTACTGTCTCGCCGCCACCGGCGACGGCATGGGCATGATCGGCTGTTACATGCGCCTCATCGGCGAGGACGGCGTCATCGAACTCGGCGTCGAGGACGGCCCCGCCCTGCGCTACCGCACCGACGGGAGCAAGTGGAAGACCGTCTCGACGAAGGACACCATCCACGCGCCCGACTACTCGCTGTTCCAGGCGGGGCTCCGGAAGGTCGTGAAGAAGGCGCCGTTCGTCTCGGACCGCACCATGGCCCGCCCGTCGTTCTACGAGCGGGCCATCGAGGAGGTCGTCGCCGCCCTCCGCGAGGACCGCGAACCCGAAATCTCGGGGCGCAACGCCCTCGCCGGGACCGAGCTGACCTATGCGTCCTGGGAGTCCGCGCGCCGCCGCGGGCGCGTCGACCTCCCGCTCGACATCGAGGACAACCCGCTGGACACGCTGTTCGGTGACGAGGACGACTCGGAGGGCGAGGCGGAGACGGTCGCTACGGAAGACTGA
- a CDS encoding glycosyltransferase family 4 protein, with protein sequence MSRTSPNEPCTVLMYPDYSDSNTYQQKLRDGLTDRGYDVQLCRQRNPLPLLGAVVAHGRPDVFHVHWLHRSFVTDSSVLTFLLGVRLLLEMAVLRALGVNVVWTVHNLTDHEGRSPRTERAVRHVASRLCDRIIVHCRAAREAVCRSYRLPQSVEERIDVVPHGHYVGSYTNDVSRATARDQLEFDDETVFLYFGLIRSYKNVPELVRTFSTIDDEDARLLVVGNPWTDDLEAEIRDLCAADDRVHPVLEFVPDDDIQLYMNAADVTVFPFSEVLTSGTTMLGMSFGRPVVAPREGCVGELIDDVGGFAYDSADPNGLREALVAALEADLEGMGRHNREKVDRFDWGTVARKTDRTYQRAGCERNESVTPTAPR encoded by the coding sequence GTGTCCCGAACGTCCCCCAACGAGCCGTGTACGGTGTTGATGTACCCGGACTACTCGGACAGCAACACCTACCAGCAGAAGCTCCGAGACGGGCTGACCGACCGCGGGTACGACGTCCAGCTGTGCCGACAACGAAACCCCCTTCCCCTGCTCGGTGCCGTCGTGGCACACGGGCGCCCGGACGTGTTCCACGTCCACTGGCTCCACCGCTCGTTCGTCACCGACTCCTCGGTGTTGACCTTCCTGCTCGGAGTCCGCCTCCTCCTCGAGATGGCCGTCCTCCGGGCGCTCGGCGTCAACGTCGTCTGGACGGTCCACAACCTCACCGACCACGAGGGCCGGTCGCCCCGCACCGAACGCGCCGTCCGGCACGTCGCCTCTCGTCTCTGTGACCGCATCATCGTCCACTGTCGGGCCGCCCGCGAGGCGGTATGCCGTTCCTACCGCCTCCCGCAGTCCGTCGAGGAGCGCATCGACGTCGTCCCGCACGGGCACTACGTCGGGAGCTACACCAACGACGTCTCGCGCGCCACCGCCCGCGACCAACTCGAGTTCGACGACGAGACCGTCTTCCTCTACTTCGGCCTCATCCGGTCGTACAAGAACGTCCCGGAGCTCGTCCGGACCTTCTCGACCATCGACGACGAGGACGCCCGACTGCTCGTCGTCGGCAACCCGTGGACCGACGACCTCGAGGCGGAGATTCGCGACCTGTGTGCGGCCGACGACCGCGTCCACCCGGTGCTGGAGTTCGTCCCCGACGACGACATCCAGCTGTACATGAACGCCGCGGACGTGACCGTCTTCCCCTTCTCCGAGGTGCTCACCTCGGGGACGACGATGCTGGGGATGTCCTTCGGGCGGCCCGTCGTCGCCCCGCGAGAGGGCTGCGTCGGCGAACTCATCGACGACGTGGGCGGATTCGCGTACGACAGCGCGGACCCGAACGGCCTCCGAGAGGCGCTCGTGGCCGCCCTCGAGGCCGACCTCGAGGGGATGGGCCGGCACAACCGCGAGAAGGTCGACCGCTTCGACTGGGGGACCGTCGCACGCAAGACCGACCGCACCTACCAGCGCGCCGGCTGTGAGCGCAACGAGTCGGTAACCCCGACGGCGCCGCGTTAG
- a CDS encoding SCP2 sterol-binding domain-containing protein, which translates to MAHRFPSEEWIQAWQEAVNDDEVYGERAAGWGVDFDGDMLFHLQADDRLPEDRYFFVGLEDGAAHDCHAVEDPEAVDYGFVLRGTYTDWVRMTSGEVGAIDGLMSGVFELGGDMQKVLRFSDAAARLVDLAATVDSDYAY; encoded by the coding sequence ATGGCACACCGATTTCCGAGCGAGGAGTGGATTCAGGCGTGGCAGGAGGCCGTCAACGACGACGAGGTGTACGGCGAGAGGGCCGCGGGGTGGGGCGTCGACTTCGACGGGGACATGCTCTTTCATCTGCAGGCCGACGACCGACTGCCCGAGGACCGCTACTTCTTCGTCGGACTGGAGGACGGCGCGGCCCACGACTGCCACGCGGTCGAGGACCCCGAGGCGGTCGACTACGGCTTCGTCCTCCGGGGCACCTACACCGACTGGGTCCGCATGACCAGCGGCGAGGTCGGTGCCATCGACGGCCTGATGAGCGGCGTCTTTGAACTCGGAGGTGACATGCAGAAGGTCCTCCGGTTCAGCGACGCCGCGGCGCGACTGGTCGACCTCGCCGCCACCGTCGACAGCGACTACGCCTACTGA
- a CDS encoding homoserine kinase has translation MVTVRAPATSANLGSGFDVFGVALDRPADIVSVERAEETTIEVTGVGARYIPEDPERNTVGAVARALDAPAHIEVDKGVRPASGLGSSAASAAGAAVALNELYDRGYTREELVPIAAKGEAVASGTAHDDNVAPSILGGFTIATPEGVTRVDSDLSLVACLPDIVVSTRDARKVVPETATMDQVVDTVGHAATLVAGMCRGDPDLVGSGMDDPLVTPARARLIDGYEAVREAALDAGATGVTISGAGPAVLAVCRDRTRRTVAETMVDAFVAEGVDAHAYQTRVGAGATLYDS, from the coding sequence ATGGTTACCGTCCGGGCGCCGGCGACGAGTGCGAACCTGGGTAGCGGGTTCGACGTCTTCGGCGTCGCCCTCGACCGCCCGGCGGATATCGTCAGCGTCGAACGCGCCGAGGAGACGACCATCGAGGTCACGGGCGTCGGCGCACGCTACATCCCCGAGGACCCGGAGCGAAACACGGTGGGTGCGGTCGCACGCGCCCTCGACGCCCCCGCCCACATCGAGGTCGACAAGGGCGTCAGACCCGCCTCGGGCCTCGGGTCGTCCGCCGCGAGTGCAGCGGGCGCCGCCGTCGCCCTCAACGAACTGTACGACCGCGGGTACACGCGCGAGGAACTCGTCCCCATCGCGGCGAAAGGGGAGGCCGTCGCCTCCGGCACCGCCCACGACGACAACGTCGCCCCCTCCATCCTCGGCGGGTTCACCATCGCGACGCCCGAGGGCGTCACGCGGGTCGACTCGGACCTCTCGCTGGTCGCCTGCCTGCCCGACATCGTCGTCTCGACGCGCGACGCCCGGAAGGTCGTCCCCGAGACGGCCACGATGGACCAGGTCGTCGACACCGTCGGCCACGCGGCCACCCTCGTCGCGGGGATGTGTCGCGGGGACCCGGACCTCGTCGGCAGCGGGATGGACGACCCTCTCGTGACGCCCGCCCGCGCTCGCCTCATCGACGGCTACGAGGCAGTCAGGGAGGCGGCCCTCGACGCCGGGGCGACCGGCGTCACCATCAGCGGTGCCGGTCCCGCCGTCCTCGCCGTCTGCCGGGACCGCACCCGGCGGACTGTCGCCGAGACGATGGTCGACGCGTTCGTCGCGGAGGGCGTCGACGCCCACGCCTACCAGACGCGCGTCGGCGCGGGCGCGACGCTCTACGACTCCTGA
- a CDS encoding NAD(P)/FAD-dependent oxidoreductase: MIGIVGGGVAGLAAAYRLQRAGHEVRVFEAGSEVGGLAATYPTRGDPIEQFYHHLSKNERTIVDLAEDVGVGDRVEWRVGKNAYYVDGVVHPLDTPWQILAYPHLSLYDKFRLAMLMFEVDVRGGRPRLNAYEDIEDFEHVPIREFLLSHTTRGVYENFWEPLLDAKFGSRKEDVSAAWLLGRVKFRGERDLTKGEILGYFEGGFATFVDALADAVGRENVVTDARVTDVAFGERVESMTVETPGGTERHDVDACVVAAMPDVLEGLTGYDCDIDFQGSVCAVVTMDDSLTDTYWLNVADDAPFGALIEHTNFVPPERYGGDHLLYVASYVQSLDEDLWQMDDEAVEELWLDGIADLFPDFDRSSVEEVRIARNPRTAPVYERGYLDMVVPYDLSEAVADGLYYAGMASRAQYPERSLNGAVEAGFEVADGIVDDRPRQSVEAED; encoded by the coding sequence ATGATCGGTATCGTCGGCGGCGGCGTCGCGGGACTGGCGGCGGCCTACCGCCTCCAGCGTGCGGGTCACGAGGTGCGAGTGTTCGAGGCCGGAAGCGAGGTGGGCGGCCTCGCGGCCACCTACCCCACGCGCGGCGACCCCATCGAGCAGTTCTACCACCACCTCTCGAAGAACGAACGGACCATCGTCGACCTCGCCGAGGACGTCGGCGTCGGCGACCGGGTGGAGTGGCGCGTCGGCAAGAACGCCTACTACGTCGACGGCGTCGTCCACCCCCTCGACACCCCGTGGCAGATTCTCGCCTACCCACACCTCTCGCTGTACGACAAGTTCCGCCTCGCTATGCTGATGTTCGAAGTCGACGTGCGCGGGGGGCGACCCCGCCTCAACGCCTACGAGGACATCGAGGACTTCGAACACGTTCCCATCAGGGAGTTCCTGCTCTCCCACACCACTCGCGGCGTCTACGAGAACTTCTGGGAACCACTGCTGGACGCGAAGTTCGGCTCCCGGAAAGAGGACGTCAGCGCGGCGTGGCTCCTCGGCCGGGTGAAGTTCCGGGGCGAACGCGACCTGACGAAGGGGGAGATACTGGGCTACTTCGAGGGCGGGTTCGCTACCTTCGTCGACGCCCTCGCGGACGCGGTGGGTCGCGAGAACGTCGTCACAGACGCTCGCGTCACCGACGTCGCCTTCGGGGAGCGCGTCGAGTCGATGACTGTCGAGACGCCCGGGGGGACCGAGCGCCACGACGTGGACGCCTGCGTCGTCGCCGCGATGCCGGACGTCCTCGAGGGTCTGACGGGCTACGACTGCGACATCGACTTTCAGGGGTCGGTCTGTGCCGTCGTCACGATGGACGACTCCTTGACGGACACCTACTGGCTCAACGTGGCCGACGACGCCCCCTTCGGGGCGCTCATCGAGCACACGAACTTCGTGCCGCCCGAGCGATACGGCGGCGACCACCTGCTGTACGTCGCGAGTTACGTCCAGTCGCTGGACGAGGACCTCTGGCAGATGGACGACGAGGCGGTCGAAGAACTGTGGCTGGACGGCATCGCCGACCTCTTTCCCGACTTCGACCGCTCGTCGGTCGAGGAGGTCAGAATCGCCCGCAACCCCCGGACCGCACCGGTGTACGAACGCGGCTACCTCGACATGGTCGTGCCCTACGACCTGAGCGAGGCGGTCGCGGATGGACTGTACTACGCGGGAATGGCCTCGCGGGCGCAGTACCCCGAACGGTCGCTCAACGGCGCCGTCGAGGCGGGGTTCGAAGTCGCGGACGGCATCGTCGACGACCGGCCTCGGCAGTCGGTCGAGGCTGAGGACTGA
- a CDS encoding DUF6149 family protein, giving the protein MKIRQNVRHWAAKKALTTPVVGEFANRKLVDLHTRIFLGKADEARQEERREHLDAFFDATMDAYVAALEAGYTEAQAREVTHIQANFDFFNHGWTEMMEIPAGELEDHYRRYEEFFKHYDVTIDDPLGAFAPVSGVPEAPTTPEKLEEGEFENAVAGFADDVYVEDAAGQMSVGGDTEEPDVDVRDAPGMGEYDDDEGANADD; this is encoded by the coding sequence ATGAAAATCCGCCAGAACGTGCGCCACTGGGCCGCGAAGAAGGCGCTGACCACGCCGGTCGTGGGCGAGTTCGCCAACCGCAAACTCGTCGACCTCCACACCAGGATATTCCTCGGGAAGGCCGACGAGGCCCGGCAGGAAGAGCGCCGAGAGCACCTCGACGCGTTCTTCGACGCCACGATGGATGCCTACGTGGCCGCCCTCGAAGCCGGCTACACCGAGGCGCAGGCCCGCGAGGTGACTCACATCCAGGCCAACTTCGACTTCTTCAACCACGGCTGGACGGAGATGATGGAGATTCCCGCCGGGGAACTGGAGGACCACTACCGCCGCTACGAGGAGTTCTTCAAGCACTACGACGTGACCATCGACGACCCACTCGGCGCGTTCGCGCCCGTCAGCGGGGTCCCCGAGGCACCCACCACCCCCGAGAAACTGGAGGAAGGCGAGTTCGAGAACGCTGTCGCCGGCTTCGCGGACGACGTGTACGTCGAGGACGCGGCGGGCCAGATGTCCGTCGGCGGAGACACCGAGGAACCCGACGTGGACGTACGCGACGCCCCCGGCATGGGCGAGTACGACGACGATGAGGGCGCGAACGCGGACGACTGA
- a CDS encoding NAD(P)/FAD-dependent oxidoreductase produces MSASHVIIGDGIAGSSAAETIREADAEAEVTVITDEGEALYNRILIKEFAKGKMPAGPISIHEEDWYEERDITLKLNTHVNRVDTDAHEIHTHEGETIEYDTLLIATGGTPTQLPVPGSDARGIHHFWTFQDARGIREHAEAADTGAVIGAGLLGIDLAAICGAQDVEANYLMRGNAWWRYALSEEGAEIIHDALRENGVTPVFESGVDHFDVKDGRVVGVEDPNADYYDADFVGVAIGLNYNTEFLQGSGIERTDDGSIVVDEHMRTNTEDVYAAGDLTYFYDVILGDQAQNGAWGSAKEQGSIAGRNMVGDMGADVEEATFEWVSSYSITHFDFPFLSFGHPTLGDDSVEQKYSDTEWRRVAIKDGKVVGGVLIGDLAPQSKLKKLARNQVDVSDKKEFLLEETIDLEKFEPIEAEQ; encoded by the coding sequence ATGAGCGCGTCGCACGTGATTATCGGCGACGGCATCGCCGGGAGTTCGGCCGCGGAGACCATCCGCGAGGCCGACGCCGAAGCCGAGGTCACCGTCATCACCGACGAGGGCGAGGCCCTCTACAACCGCATCCTCATCAAGGAGTTCGCCAAGGGCAAGATGCCCGCCGGTCCCATCTCCATCCACGAGGAGGACTGGTACGAGGAGCGCGACATCACCCTCAAGCTGAACACCCACGTCAACCGCGTGGACACGGACGCCCACGAGATTCACACCCACGAGGGCGAGACCATCGAGTACGACACGCTCCTCATCGCGACGGGCGGGACGCCGACACAACTCCCCGTCCCCGGCAGCGACGCGCGAGGCATCCACCATTTCTGGACGTTTCAGGACGCGCGGGGCATCCGCGAACACGCCGAAGCCGCCGACACGGGCGCGGTCATCGGTGCCGGTCTGCTCGGTATCGACCTCGCGGCCATCTGCGGCGCGCAGGACGTCGAGGCCAACTACCTCATGCGGGGCAACGCCTGGTGGCGCTACGCGCTCAGCGAGGAGGGCGCCGAAATCATCCACGACGCGCTCCGGGAGAACGGCGTCACGCCCGTCTTCGAGAGCGGCGTCGACCACTTCGACGTAAAGGACGGCAGGGTCGTCGGCGTCGAGGACCCCAACGCCGACTACTACGACGCGGACTTCGTCGGCGTCGCCATCGGCCTCAACTACAACACCGAGTTCCTGCAGGGTTCGGGCATCGAACGCACCGACGACGGCTCCATTGTCGTCGACGAACACATGCGAACCAACACCGAGGACGTGTACGCCGCGGGCGACCTCACCTACTTCTACGACGTCATCCTCGGCGACCAGGCCCAGAACGGCGCGTGGGGGTCCGCGAAGGAACAGGGCTCCATCGCCGGGCGCAACATGGTCGGAGACATGGGTGCTGACGTCGAGGAGGCCACCTTCGAGTGGGTCTCCTCGTACTCCATCACGCACTTCGACTTCCCGTTCCTCTCCTTTGGCCACCCCACCCTCGGCGACGACTCCGTCGAGCAGAAGTACTCCGACACCGAGTGGCGCCGCGTCGCCATCAAGGACGGCAAGGTCGTCGGTGGCGTCCTCATCGGCGACCTCGCCCCGCAGTCGAAGCTCAAGAAGCTCGCGCGCAACCAGGTCGACGTGAGCGACAAGAAGGAGTTCCTGCTGGAGGAGACCATCGACCTCGAGAAGTTCGAACCGATCGAAGCCGAACAGTAA
- a CDS encoding YgaP family membrane protein, whose amino-acid sequence MEKNVGGYDRIARLVIGPVLGTVSLAALAGYLSLAVGPLSTGIVAALFGLVSLVLIVTGATQQCPLNRALGINTYESERPTDAEETSRSRKAA is encoded by the coding sequence ATGGAAAAGAACGTCGGCGGGTACGACCGTATCGCTCGCCTCGTGATCGGTCCGGTCCTCGGTACTGTCTCCCTGGCCGCCCTCGCAGGCTACCTCAGTCTGGCGGTCGGCCCCCTGTCGACGGGCATCGTCGCCGCGCTGTTCGGTCTCGTCAGCCTCGTGCTCATCGTCACCGGCGCCACCCAACAGTGCCCCCTCAACCGTGCGCTCGGCATCAACACCTACGAGTCCGAGCGTCCGACTGACGCAGAGGAGACCTCCCGGTCGCGTAAGGCGGCCTGA
- a CDS encoding DUF7124 domain-containing protein, which produces MQSGGSSDMTLAFELEALKRLAEPDSVFSDARQWSKYVGVVSEKPTYVVTNFTRKQRIRQDFFSGPRGKRESLENVKRQFDTDRHVFVGTTEEDAELADEVGWEFLGIEDAAEAADWTLGEPDTPTTASGEERDDWP; this is translated from the coding sequence ATGCAAAGTGGCGGCTCCAGCGACATGACCCTCGCCTTCGAGTTGGAGGCGTTGAAGCGACTGGCCGAACCCGATTCGGTGTTCTCGGACGCGCGACAGTGGAGCAAGTACGTCGGCGTCGTCAGCGAGAAGCCCACCTACGTGGTGACGAACTTCACGCGCAAACAGCGCATCCGTCAGGACTTCTTCTCCGGGCCGCGGGGCAAACGCGAGAGCCTGGAGAACGTCAAGCGCCAGTTCGACACCGACCGGCACGTCTTCGTCGGGACGACCGAGGAGGACGCGGAACTGGCCGACGAGGTCGGCTGGGAGTTCCTCGGCATCGAGGACGCGGCCGAGGCGGCCGACTGGACGCTCGGCGAACCGGACACCCCCACCACGGCCAGCGGCGAGGAGCGCGACGACTGGCCGTGA